In the genome of Brachypodium distachyon strain Bd21 chromosome 3, Brachypodium_distachyon_v3.0, whole genome shotgun sequence, the window CATCGACGCCCCTGCAGTCTGGCGGTAGGAAGAACTCCAGCAGCACacactcctcctcgtcctctgAGCCAGCATCTTCGTGCATGGCGAACCGCCGCAACCACAAGGGCACGGCGAGGCAGCCGGCGAGCCCGTGCAAGCGTGCGTAGTGTGCGAGCGGGTAGGCGGCCTTGGACCGCCTGGCGATGTCCACGCAGAAGGATGGCGAGCCGGATACTGCCGCCTCGCCTACAGCACCCTGTCCGGCGTGGAGGTGGTGCTCGGTGCATGCGTCGCGGAAGCCGCTGCCGGCGGTGAGGTGGAACGGTGCACCGGCTGTCGTCAGGGAGATGTGCTCGTCTCCATCGTCATGGACGGTgtccgtgctgctgctgctgctgcagcgcTTGCACCTGACCCAGGCCTGTGCTAATGGCAGCTGGTGAGCTCCGGCGACGGTGGCCAGGAGATGTGAGACCTCGGACATGGCTGCACGAGTCGCCTCTGGGTTGGGTATCTGGATCAGGGAGTTCACAAGGAAGATGGCATTGGATTTGGCAGGGTAAATACTGAAGATGAATAGGTTATACAAAACGGAAatcttttttcgtgcattgATCAACCCAGTTCTCCCAAAAGAGAAGAGTAAGATGTAGAGAAAATTGGGGCGACATACATTAATACTTATATGCTCGTACTTGATGAACACTCACCTTGGCCGGCAGGGAGTAGCAGATCTCTGAGCCTCTCAATGCCACTGCCTGCATGCATAGTAGTGCAAGAAATGTCACACTCAAAACAACCATCGATCATGTCTGATCTGAATATCTCATGATAATTGATATCTAATACCAGTACTATAATCATATATAGAAGTTTTCGATCAATTCATGGTGAGCCTAGTAGATCCCGTTGTTGCAGGCTTGCAGAGATGGATGAGGATCGTTCGAAGGAAGATCACCTGAAGGGCCTTGCAGAGCTTGTGGGCCTCGGCGGCGAAGCATGCCATGGGCGCCGTGGTGACCATCTCGATCACGGCGAGGCATCGccggccggtggcggcggggtcgaGCACGGGGAGGGCGAGGCTGCCCTGGACGTCGTGGACGAGCGCGTGGCTGACGCGGGCGTACTCGCCGGCGCCGTACAGCTGCACGTTCGGCGTCCACTCCGCCGCGCCGGCATCGAACGCCCGCCCCGGCAATCCCCTCTCCTCCCACGACACGCACTCTCCGTCACCGTCTACGGAGAAGACGTGCGCCAGGGACACGGCCCTGTACTGCAGCAGCCTGCGGCGGCAGcaccgcgccggcgccgaggacgagggcgaggccgccgccgccagcaccaGGAACGGCTGCCCGCGCGTGGCCAGCACGCGCCGGCCCCCGGCCGCGACCGGCGCCCacacctgcagcagcagcgcgccctcctcgccgccggcgccggacgaggaggaggactccTTGTACAGCCGCAGCGCCCGCGCGATCCGCTCCttcaccgcgccgccgccgccggaaccgCCGCTGGCGGATTCTCCATCGCTGCCGGCGTCGCGGTCGCCGAGGCGGAGGCTGAGGACCCGCTCCACGTCGGCGTCCACCCCCATCACCATCGATCCCAACCTCGGACGCAAATCAACAAACACTTgggcggcgacgaggctcGAGCAGAAgaaattaagaagaagaatgacagcgccggcggcggcaatggcgtgTATGCATGCGCTACAGCCCTAAGCTAGCTTGCGATCGATGTCGAGCCGCAGCTTCCCACCCAAatccttcttccttccttcctagATTACACCGCGGGGGTCAACGTCCGTCGATCGCTGCGGCTCCTCCATTGTTTAATTTATCGCTGGCGCTGCGTCCGTGAAAGAGAGAATATTACGCCGCGGTGCGGATCCGTGGAAGGGAGATTAATTAGATCGCCGTTTAATTAATCTCATCGAGTGATTAAACAAGCTTATCGTCGTCCCGTCCCTCTGCTGCTTTGGACTTTTGGACTTTGGCGTCGCCATTCTTCAGTTAGTTTGTTCGATATCTTGATGTAGCGTTGTACTGCTCCGTCCTAAATCAAGTCACATTCTATTGCATGACGCTTTTTAgatataaatatattcatatttaaacaaatttgagtcacttaatatgagacggagggagtacgtgcTAGTACTGCCCTACATGGCTAATTGGGGTTCCTTTGAAAGAAAagcatttattttattttaaggaTGAAAATCTCAAGAAGACATtgtttggatttgaaattggaatgaACTTCAAAACTTTCTCCAAATTTGGAGCCATTTTAAAGCGagctatttttatttattttctagaGAGATCTAGTCCCTAGTGTATCTAGGCTCGCTCGTTCCCTATCTCTTTCTATCTTGTCTTTCGATATTCTTAGCGGGTGTTTTCCTAGGACGCGTAGCCTGCCCGAACAGACCAGTGACACTTAAAATGTCCAAGAAATTTCTCATACGTTATCGGTTTACTCTGGCCACGGtaatcaaagaaatgagagctgctccctctgtttctaatTAATTGCCGCTGGAAATTTCGCAAAAACCCCTTGCTATTTCTCAAAATCGACCTGTAGTCCACGTTCTAACagaatttttgcaaaagaCCCTCTGTAGTTTTTTAAAATCAATGCACAGTCCACGttcaattgaagatgtgtACTGCATATTGATTTTGTAAATTAATAAcgatttttttacaaaatgaTCGGCACCAATTAGTTAATTGTGAAGGGAGGAAGTACTGACTACGGAAGGATCTTTGGGGTTCGGATAAACATGCATGGCAGGGACGAGTTCTTGCTAGTTCTAATTATGAAGTCAAGAACGAATGAGTTGGCAGCACGCGAGAGGGATTCGGTAGGGATCTGATCTACTAGAGTGGAAGCGGGGCAACGACAATCCGTACCTTCACTACTATGCGTGCATAACATTAACCCAATGTCCGTCCGTTGGAGCTCCAAAACGGCAACCCAAACCCAAGTACTCTTCTCCCAAACACCACTGGTATATCAAGGTCAGAAGATAGCGTGTAGTACTACTTTCGTTGTCTGAATGCACGTCTTTCCGACACCTCATCTCCAGACTTAGGTCCTCGTTCCATGACTTCAGTTCTGAACCAAGATCTTATTTACCAACTGCTCCTAGtactaataaaaaaaaggttttgaatTTGCGGAATTAGTTCAGAAAATTTTGTAAACCTCACTTTTGCCTAACAGGAGTCCGACGGAATTCAGGCCCACTTCGTTGACACCGATGCTATCACGGCCCATCCTAAACTTCAGTAATCTATGGCCTGCTACTTGATTTTGTAATAGCTAGTAGAATGGATggtttctaatttttttttaaaaaaaaactagtagAATGGATATTTAAGCTGGTGCCAACTCAAGCAATTCATCGAGCGCTTgtttttccctaaaaaaaataatactccccccgttccatattaagtgccaaaatattatatgtatctagacatattttaatatatagatacgttcatatttagacaaatttgagtaacTTAGTATGAGACAAGGTACTAATAATCAAGCGCTTGTTTTAAGCAGTTGACAAGCACCATCTGACGAATGTTTATGTTTAGCTAGTTAGTTGCAGACTTCATGCGCACCAACACCGTATATTATGTTATTGTACAAACATTACAGTTTCTGTATGGATGTGCTTACATCAgtcagctttttttttaaaacacaaCCGTATGTCTTACAAGTTACAAGAATGTTGGGTACAATAAACAAGTCAATCTCTACCACAGTAAAAAAACACCATCAGTCCTTAATTTGAGACTGATATCTTTATAAACACGACAATATGAAGTACCAGGATGTAGAGAACGAAAGCAGACCTAAGAACCATCAGCCTCTTCTGGCCTTCCGTTCTAACACCACCAGGCTGGCCGGGTCTCCGGAAAGCTCTGGCGTCTGAATCTTCGTCGCCGCTCAAAAGCCCTCTGGTGAACCGGTTCCTTGGTGCAGCCGCTTCGCTGGAGCCGCTGTGAAGATTTCTGTGCAGGTTGTTCAATCTTTCCAGATCATTTTCTTTGGCATGGATGTCGGTCATGAGCCTTTCAGCTTGAGCCTGAAATAGCAAACCAAAGTTAAGTTTGAGGATACTTTAGGAGTGAACTACCATTGAGGAATAAGATACTGCAATTGC includes:
- the LOC100837083 gene encoding protein NLP3, whose product is MVMGVDADVERVLSLRLGDRDAGSDGESASGGSGGGGAVKERIARALRLYKESSSSSGAGGEEGALLLQVWAPVAAGGRRVLATRGQPFLVLAAAASPSSSAPARCCRRRLLQYRAVSLAHVFSVDGDGECVSWEERGLPGRAFDAGAAEWTPNVQLYGAGEYARVSHALVHDVQGSLALPVLDPAATGRRCLAVIEMVTTAPMACFAAEAHKLCKALQAVALRGSEICYSLPAKIPNPEATRAAMSEVSHLLATVAGAHQLPLAQAWVRCKRCSSSSSTDTVHDDGDEHISLTTAGAPFHLTAGSGFRDACTEHHLHAGQGAVGEAAVSGSPSFCVDIARRSKAAYPLAHYARLHGLAGCLAVPLWLRRFAMHEDAGSEDEEECVLLEFFLPPDCRGVDEQKAAVEAVAATVREECSGDGLKAMSGLRDLSLEAVFADGVHTITVADAAAHELNDHGDFGRGDSDEEDEHLAVDVAGGDLAVNIHGADQNGVGDGVSQPEKKKTGRKAGKPVGLKELQGYFSGSLKDAARSLGVCPTTMKRICRQHGISRWPFRKISKVNRALSKIRRAAIESEDCSPKPVAASSSHPAPDPQNLCLSSALGDTSSQGSSQEPPPLTRTALPKSLLRHSNGADREVVTIKASYREDIIRFRVPCSSGITAVKEEVAKRLGLDASGFDVKYLDDDHEWVLLSCDADFQECLDVAPVLPPSASAAAHGARQVSPVVRLMVQEVADNLRRFCGSSD